The Sardina pilchardus chromosome 24, fSarPil1.1, whole genome shotgun sequence nucleotide sequence CCCTATTCATATGCCCTCTTCTATGCATGTCTGGTAGCTCTCTCTACAGAGACTCCATGACATTGGACATTTATTTTCTATACCAAACAATTGGCACACAAATACTAAATGTAATAAGGCAGTTATGCAATTCTAGAATTCAATCTCCAGACTTAAAATTCcttcaaatttgtttaataatgtgAACAGGAACGATCACTCcatgcatttcatgcttggccCTGGCACTGAAATTAGCCAACATGTGCTAGCCGATCTGCATCACAGCCCAACTGTGGATAGCCTAGCATAATATGAACAGTTATCCCATCCAATTGTATGCAtgttaagtgtgtttgtgtcatactTTTTCAATTATGCTAGCACATGTTTGTGCAACTACTTATTTCCACACGACTGACGCTCTGCCAAAACAAGgtctttcattctctttatttgtcaaacaaagcCGTTTACTATCACCACCTTCCACATTCTCAGGCTCCTTCTACTCTGAGGTGATAAATGTATGTTTATGCCAATAAGGAGGACGCTGTTGTTGACACTGGCAATATAAAAATGTaacgtgttgttgttgtagttcaTGCAGAGCAGGATTGAGAAGACCAAggaagagactgaaagagagagccgtgtctgcgggtgtgtgtgtgtgtgtgtgtgtgtgtgtgtgtgtgtgtgtgtgtgtgtgtgtgtgtgtgtgtgtgtgtgtgtgtgtgtgtgtaaaatggttAAATGTGCTACTGTTACGCATTTGCCTTTCCAGTGTAGGGTGGAAGACTCAAAAGAGACGATAGCGTAGTCGGCGTAAGCTCCCCTAATCTTGCCCATTCAAGCGTAATCGTCAGGTAAaagctgcttacagctgtttcCACGTCTGTCAGAATGAACAAAGTGCtctggctttttaaaaaaaaacacacacaacttcattTTAGTTTAAATATCCTTTCTTTGAAGCCTGCCTGCAGGGGATGGTTCTGCTACTCACATTCGAAGCTATTCCAAAGATTTAGATATCTGTGGTTGTTGAAAATGTGCTTGGCGAACGAGGATGAGTTTATTTTCTCACTAAAATCTCACTACCGCATAACATAAAAAAAGGAAGCAACTTCTCTGCAGCAAAACAGACTAAGCCATTAACCAACGTAATCGGTTTGTACAGCTGTAGTAAGGAGAGTGCATTAAATGTAGCACATAGCATCAACATGCATATATTTACAAAGTGAAAGtaaatagggctcgggcacacgccttgcattctaggaatattgccgccatgttggtagcgcaccgaacgtaatatccattcattcagatgcagaagacaagaagcagaaataaagtattagcgattcttttcctcttgcgatcgtgggttgcactgttacaccccactacacagcaacatacgaccaagaaggcaaaaactaagtaacaggaacacactaataggtgggagtaaatccatagtaatccatagtaaactaaaggagtgaggctgccaatatggctgaacccgcgaagttttcacgtcatgatcccgagccctattaaagagaaactatgcattTTGGGGCAATTTCTTCACTACTGTTTTCTCGTTTTTTCACTCGccggtttctctgcagagcttcctctACAGCTTTTAGCGTTCaagagcatgatcgcgaggctgcaaTAGTTTCTGTTTTGTCAATGCAGCGGCCCACCTGCCCAAAGTtgcaagggtgttttttttttcactcacaGGCACAAGGTGGAAGTGAGAAAGCCACCATGCAACCCGAAAAAAGacatataaccattccaatgaatccgaagctgttcagttaattaatttaagctaaaaaaaatagTTCCCCTAGAATATTTGACTAAGATTGTAagtattgacattttttttttcattcttttttagTTCTTGTAGGCATATacacaatggccgggtttcccaaaatcgttaagaagctcttaagtcctaagaacttcttaggagcgttcttagaacattcttacaacgctcctaagaagttcttagcacttaagagcttcttaacaattttgggaaacccggccattatcaaTATCTCTTACATTAGCTAGTAGCTACATTACTTATAAATACTTCTAAATACTAGCTAGACACTACCACAGAGTTGGGATTAGATTTTAGTTTATAAATTAGATGGATAGAGTACATTTGCATTATTTACTCATTTTCGGGAGGGTGGGAGTGATTTAAACTTGCAACGACTAAGGTTTCTAAGTTTCAGGTGAGAACTGTGAAATTAGGTTTGTGAAGACTAGAACGTGGAGGCTTCTCGGCATATGTTTTGACAATAGAAGTTGTTATCTCCAATTATTTTTAACGAAAATGTGTGAAAACCTCTACCTGCGTCTTCACTAATACATGCCTGCTTTGGTCTTCAAGTAAGCAATCAGTGCCTACTCACTCTGGAGTGACCCTTCTGCTGACCTGCTAGCTTGTTAGCGGAGAACAGTGCGTCGAGTGGGCCGCTCCCCGACATCATACGGAGTTAATAATCACCCCCCTGTCTCACCTGGGAGACGACTCAGCAGAAAACATGAAGTgaggatcaaacacacacacacacactctcaaacactaaCACTCACGATGATTACGCAGGCacgcctatacacacacatatggtgcacacactcattcatttgtggacaaaatatacatacacacaaacacacactgaaacacacacacacacacataaacacatagaaACTCTGCTCTGATGGGGTGACTGAGTGTGTCCTCATTAAAGAGAAAAGGGAGGTGAAGTGAGAGGGGGTAGTGAGACGCTGCTGAACCCCCTTCTGATGTACCAACGCACATCACAGAATCCAGAGGAGAACCACTGATCTGCGCACATAACGTTCATATCACGTCTACACAACATTCACATCACATCCTTCATGTATTCAGTATTTCAAATTCAGAAGTAATTGCTGATGAGGGCgcgtgtgactgagtgtgtgtgtgactgtgtgtaactgtgtgtgtgtgtgtgtgtgtgtgtgtgtgtgtgtgtgtgtgtgtgtgtgctttaacaCCACATGGAGGCTGATAGTTCAACACATTCTGACTTCAACATTTTCAAAGCAGAGGATAAACTCCTGGCTTATTCTGACTTGCATACACCATGTCGATCACTGGTTTATTCAGTGAGTCCACCGTGAACTTGCGGCCCTCAATGCGATAACGCATGTTTAATTAAAGCTACTGGCTCAGCAAATTGGAATCTCTAATCACTCATGGATTATTACATGTTTATCATTTCTGGTGGAGAACGGCTATGACTAAATGAAATAAGATGAGTACAAACGATAAGGTATTGCTAATGTTGTGGCTATCTCCTATTCAGGATTACATCTGTGGACTGACAGTTCATATCAGTCTTTTCTTCCCTGTATAGCACGCAATTTTCCCACCACTCCAGATGGTGGGCTGCTACCAGATTAAAATTATTTCAATCAGGGGCACTAGGCCTTCTGTTCAGTCTGAGCTGACGTTGCCAGTAGGTAACAGGTGGTAGGCTTGTGCTTTATATGGCTAATAaggtaaaatgtgtgtgtgtttgtgtgtgtgtgtgtgtgtgtgtgtgtgtgtgtgtgtgtgtgtatttttgagtgagtgtgtgtgtttcatacctTCTATACAATGATCTTGTTTTAGTATCTGCTTACTTTGGTACTAGGTGGGAACATCACTAACCACATTGATACTTTTGAAAGACATCAAATATTTGGAGACCTCAAACTCATCCCTTTTTCCTCCAGTTTGTTGCATGTGTTGCAGTGGaggtgtaaaaatgtgcatgtgtgattgcTTGAGTATCAGCATGTATACTGTCTACTACACAtctgcgtaggtgtgtgtgtgtgtgtgtgtgtgtgtgtgtgtgtgtgtgtgtgtgtgtgtgtgtgtgtgtgtgtgtgtgtgtgtgtgtgttgggctcaccTGCTCGGGCGGCGATGAGGTGCGTGGTGCACTCGGGGTCCTTGATGTTGAGCACCAGGCTCTTGGCCACGTGCGCCCCCAGCGCCCTGGCGTGGTAGAACTCGCGCGTGCGCTCCATGGGGTAGTTGGTGGGGTAGAGGCCGCTGAACACCACCGTGGTGCCCACCAGCACGCGCCCCTTCACCTCGGGCACGATCCGCCGCATGTCGGGCGGCTCGCCGGCACCctgggcggcggtggcggcggcgggcgaGTTGCCGCTCGCGCCCTGGTGCAGGTAGGCGTCGTAGCGGGCGTAGTACTCGCGGTGGACCCTCGTCAGCACCTCCTCCAGGTAGATGAGGTGGTCGTCGTGGTCtcggtcttcctcctcctcctcgtcctcctcgtcctcctcgtcctcctcctcgtcgtctTCGTCCGCCATGTCCTCGTCGTCGTCGGCGGTGGGGTCGTCTGGCCCGCGTTCCGCCGACCTTTCCCCTCCCGCGGTCGCTTCGCTGGGCTTCGGCTCTTTGTCGCTGACCTCCGTGCTGTCCCCGTTCCCGAGCTCCTTCTGTGCGTTGTGATCCCGGCTTTCTTCTATCGACTTCTCCGCAGTCACGGCGTCGCTCTCTTCCCTGCTGGCCGACGTCGCGTCGTCTTCCTCTTTCGTGGAAGACGTGGGCTGGGTCGGGGCGGGGGGTGTGCTCCTGTCCTTGGCCTCCGACTGGCTGTCGTCGTCGCTGTCGCTGGACAAGTTGAAGTCCAGGTCGTTCTGCCCCGCGCCGTGGCTCTGCGCGTTCTCCGAGCCGGCGTTCGTCGGCTCCGGCTCTTTGGGTTCCGACGACGACGGTTCCGACGACGGTTCCTCTTCCGGCCGCTGGGCCTCCTGagcgctgctgccgctgccgccgctgttCTTTTCCGTTTCCTCTGCGTTCGGCGAAGTCCCTTCGCCGCCGACCCGTGACGCGGCCGCGGCCTCGCCCTCCGCCTGTTGTCCCGCCCCTTCCTTGTCGGGCTGAGTCCTGTCGTTGGCTGTCGCTCCCTGAGTGGCGGAGGCCGGGGCCGGGGCCGGTGGCTGTGCGTGCCGGTCGCGTGGCGCTCGTTTCCTGAGGCCGTTGCTCTGCTCCTCCGACGCAGTGGACGGGTCTGAGGGTTCTGTGCTGTCGGCTGCCTTGCTGGCCTGAGCGCCTGATGGATAGAGTCAATGTGAGATTACAACACActctcatatatacacacacacacacacacacacacacacacaccccttgtgtgtgtgtttgtttgtgtgtgtgtgtgtgtgtgtgtgtgtgtgtgtgtgtgtgtgtgtgtgtgtgtgtgtgtgtgtgtgtgtgtgtgtgtgtgtgtgtgtgtgtgtgtgaaagagaatctaaaaaaaacatgaatgaaagaaagaaagaaagaaagaaagaaatagataaataaagctcaattgaattgaaattgatagAGATCGCCACTGAGAgtccatgtgtgtctgttgacaTGACAGTAAGACAGAATGCGCTGGCAAGGACGGGTAATCGGCTGTGAAATCAATTTAATTAGACCAATCAGAACTGAAGAGACTGAACGGAGGGATAAAGAGGGatacagaaaagagagacagcacGAGAGAAAGCGGAACAGAGGAATGaagaaggaagaggaagggaagtAATAGGTGTGCTAATGACCtgatgtgcgtctgtgtctgtgtctgtgtctgtgtctgtgtctgtgtctgtgtctgtgtctgtgtctgtgtctgtgtctgtgtctgtgtctgtgtctgtgagtaaaTATGTTGTGAGTAAACATGTTTCACACTAAAAAAATCAACTGCAGTCTACACTTCATCTGGTATTCTCCTGAAGACCTTCAGCGCGGTCTGTCAGCGCGGAGAGTTTGAGCTCAGAGATCCTGCTCCGACTGAATAATGTATTAACGACCTGCTCATTAAAGAGCTCACACAAGAGGTCGGGCACCCCACCGCCTCACTCTCATTTTAAGCAGATCATGGGACCCCTCAAGCAACTTTTCAAATCAATTCTGCATCTCCCTACCCCCCGCCCCGACCTTAAGCCTGGTCTCTTCTGCTATCTGAATGCACTCACTGGTGGTCTTGCATCATAGTCTACATCTATGCATCATAGACTCACTGAGGCCTCCTGGTGATCAAATGTGAGATGAATAATGTTTGCTAATCCCAATGGCTGAGGAAGGGAATACGGAGAAATGTGCAACTAAATAAAGGTTGAACTCTCACGACATGCAACCAATGAAGAAAAGggccttcatttttttttttttacttaaatttcccaacaaataaacacatcgTATAAGCTACACCCAGCTATGGAACGCAGGACCGGAGAAAGTTaataaaaatctttgtataAAATGCTGCTATTtgtcgggaaattacagtaactTGCCTGGACTTTGAGGTCCTTTAATTAGTTTAATCGCTGCCTCAAGTGTTTCTCAACAGCTTCAAGGCGTGTGGGAgccacacgcacaagcacacacacgctcagctgAAGTGGTTCTCTCACACTTACCTTCTCCACTTGCACCTCAGCTGAGCTCTCTAACGCCCTCTTACACAGCAAGAGATGCTTTCCAAGTGCCCAAGGGTCTTATTGTGAGCCACTGTTTTGGACTGTGCACACAGGTAGTTCTGCATACGTCAAGTACTAGCAGACACACGGCTTCTCTTTTGTCTTCATCCCTTGACTTAACTTACACTGGTATCCTCAGATTCCATATCGTATGCATGAGTAGTATTTATTTCTACACTGAGATCTCCTATCACACGCTACCTTTAGTGCGCTATCCCTGTTTGCAAGtcgctttggaaaaaaaaatctgctgaatgaataaatgtcaACGTATTACGTGTGTGGGAGTAAGTACAAGTGTGCGTGCCGCCCTCTCTCCTACCTTTCCGGGCCGCCTCCCGAGACCCTGGCGGTGCGTTGATGTCGCCCGTCCCCTGGAAGTAGACGTACTTCTTCACGGTCACCAGGTTGGGAGCAAACTTCCACACATCCTCCCGGTCGTCGATAATGCACACCATGGAGTCGCCCGAGGGGAACAGGTTCCTGCAGGAGAACATCATCCATTTACTCTACGGGCCTCACGGAACTCGCAGTCTGGTATTGAAGTCAGCACTGTCATGGACAAGCTccaaaataatacaataataacgCACTTAAAAGAATGGCCTTGATCATTTGCTTTAACATATATAGAATTCTTATCCAGAACCATTAACTGCATGGTTGGATAAATGTCACAGGACTAAATACTAAGGTCTGTCTGCGAGCGGTCATCGCATAAAATCATCAGAGGTCAAAATAGCATTTCGTGCCCGACCTACAAAAAGGGCAGACAGAACGACTCCTGCCCTCCCTGAAGGCAAATTACAAGAGCCCCGCCTGATCTGGGCTTTGTCAAGACTTTAAATGGCAAAGGGGAACATCAATACGGTAGGCTCTGCTGCCACAGGGCTTTTCATCAATAACCCCTACAGCAGCCCCATAAAAAACCTCAACGCTCATGCATCTGCATAAATGAGTAAATGGATTACAAACTATCTTTGAAATTCTTTGCAAAGAAATACAGCCTAGCATAAAATATATGGGCAAACAAACATGGCTCTGaaatatgtgaaaaaaaaaaaccttctaaTTATACATACATGAGAATAAATGAAGGACAGCAACTCCAGCATGTCACATTAATTCACTAAGATCAATCCGAATGCACTTATAAGCTTAGTGCCTGCTCCTGCCCAGGGAGGCGCTGAAGGCCCACGGAGACTTGGCCTGTCGATGGGCCCAGAGCCTGCTTAAGCAAGGGAGCCGATGTTGTACAGGAGCGCCTTGCACTCAGCTCCTCGCCCCGTAACGGCAGCGGGCAGCACGCTCCGCTAGCCAGCCGGCGCTACCGTCATTAGCATGCAAATAAGGCGCGGAGGTGAGCGAACGCTGATCTCCGCTGAGGAGCAAGGCCACGACCGGAGGCTTTTTTCGCTCTGCCTTCTTTCAAGAGCATCCCTTCCTAATCTTCCCCGGGCTTCTGGGCAAAAGCTCTATGAGCGAGCGGACATGAATAGTCAAGTAGCAGTCTGTCAATAAAAACAATGATACAAACTCAAGCGTGGTCCATTACAGGAACTGTGAGCCTGAACTGCAGGGTGGCTTATTATTTAGAGGCATGGAGAGGTTTGTTCACAGGATTGTTTTTTAGCTGGAACATGCAGAGGCACATGTAGATGAGAAGGTAAGCACTGGGAGGGAAATCTAGGAGGGCCAGGCGTGGAACGACTGCTCAACTATTTTTTCTCCATTCTGCAAAATAAACAGCTTTGACAGACTGGCATAAgattgcgtgtgtgagtgtgtgtgtgtgtgtgtgcggtgaatGTGGGCTGTCAGAGAATAATGATGGCCATAATGATGCCCAAAAAAACCTACTTATTTCCCTTCTTTTCCGTGGATTCTATGAAATGCTGCCATTTCTGTCACTCCGATTAGCTTTGGGCTTGTATGCATGTGAAAGGTGCCAACCTTAAGTTTCCAGTCTTGGAGAAGGGGTCGATGCACTCATCCCTGGACAAGATGCGGTGAGAGAAGAGCTTCTTTTCCGGATCCAAAAATCCTTGAGATGAGAGGAcggacaagcacagacacatcaTTTTAAAATATGAACAAACTAAAGCAGACCAAAGCAGCCATACCATGTACAGGTCCAGGTGTCCACCTGCACCCAGGCTCGAATCCAACCAGCGGTCACTTCCGGTCATTTTCCAATCCCGCCCCATCCCTCTTTCCCACTCTTTCCTATCTTCTTATCGGAACAAAGGCTAAAAGACCccccaaaaacaacaaacagacaaacaaccaCCCCGACAACCAGTTCTGttattgcctgtgtgtgcagggctgtgtTTCCGGGGCCCAAGAAGTGTGGTGCATTCTGAGACACGGCAGGGCAGgcgagcaagtgtgtgtttctcgCTACGCTGGACAACGAAGCACAAAGCACACACCACTTTGCGCACACAccactttgcacacacacagactacaggCTACATCTCAATAGGGAGTAAGCTCCTGTGTATTCATCCCCAAAGCTTTgtgatgcctctctctctctctctctttcagtccttCTACTTCCTGTATTTTCTCCCGCTTTCATCAAGCTTTCTATGCCTCACAGAAGCCAAATATGCCTGGTTCTTGTTAAGAATGTTTTCACTGTCAGTCTTGCTTTTATTACTGAAAATGATtttgcatttgagtgtgtgtgtgtgtgtgtgtgtgtatatgtgtgttttctcctATGTGTTAGGTGGACTTCTATGGCGCTTTCAGGTAGATTCTCATTAAAAACATCAAGGGCAGCAAACAGGATCTTGCATCTTCTCCTTCCCTTTAAGTGCCGGCCGCTGTGGCAGGTAGCGCACACATTTGGCACCCAGACAAAATGAGATGCTTTGAAGCGATGCTTATATTCAAAAACATTCGtctgcaggcaaacacacaaatcattttgcgtacaaacactcacaaagcTCTTCTTCCCCCCGTACACACCTCATGTCTGAGTCGAGAGGCTAAATTCACAAATACACAACTGCAGACCTAAAATTCATTTGAGAGTCAAGTTTAGGTGCTGATATCTTATATCATGATATTAGCAGATATCGGAGTTAAACAGCTAGAGACAGAATTTGGTACAAACATCTTTGTAGGTGTTTGAGTattgtgaccacacacacttgattgCACCTACTTGTGGTTCCTAATCACCAATGGAGTCTGTGTCACGCTCACTCAATTGACTAATTTGTAGTCATTGATGTTGTGGCCAATGGCCAATCACACACAGgggacactctctctcaaacaaaaATATCCCATTTCACATTTCCACTGATGGAAAAATCAAACTCCACAGCAAACGGTGCCCCa carries:
- the ctdp1 gene encoding RNA polymerase II subunit A C-terminal domain phosphatase isoform X2 — its product is MEDPADSGGGGAAAPEGPTMRVTEIRCPTGACPLRLLEWKVKPGSFVNVDSVLALCAPIRPVEECESETREQTNRLPEKKVKSDRAGVVKELCCQLGQVISPGGVIARIEECSHPIVMKGLCAECGKDLAQLQNKNGRQQAPLSTANVSMVHSVPELMVSSEQAELLGREDQQRLHRNRKLVLMVDLDQTLIHTTEQHCRRLSNKGIFHFQLGRGEPMLHTRLRPHCKDFLEKIAKLYELHVFTFGSRLYAHTIAGFLDPEKKLFSHRILSRDECIDPFSKTGNLRNLFPSGDSMVCIIDDREDVWKFAPNLVTVKKYVYFQGTGDINAPPGSREAARKGAQASKAADSTEPSDPSTASEEQSNGLRKRAPRDRHAQPPAPAPASATQGATANDRTQPDKEGAGQQAEGEAAAASRVGGEGTSPNAEETEKNSGGSGSSAQEAQRPEEEPSSEPSSSEPKEPEPTNAGSENAQSHGAGQNDLDFNLSSDSDDDSQSEAKDRSTPPAPTQPTSSTKEEDDATSASREESDAVTAEKSIEESRDHNAQKELGNGDSTEVSDKEPKPSEATAGGERSAERGPDDPTADDDEDMADEDDEEEDEEDEEDEEEEEDRDHDDHLIYLEEVLTRVHREYYARYDAYLHQGASGNSPAAATAAQGAGEPPDMRRIVPEVKGRVLVGTTVVFSGLYPTNYPMERTREFYHARALGAHVAKSLVLNIKDPECTTHLIAARAGTDKVRQAMRCKHLYVVNPDWLWGCLERWEKVEEQLYPIKEDYSKAPRSNSPAFFPDALCAPPLHPAPQQDPTPRPPPPEVRTYDPVTGKLIRRGPQAHHQPSFHHHHQQHQQQQHHHPAGPSGVPQPEPKPRPSPPEVRTYDPVTGKLIRRGPQASRHSSYGQAPGPSTSRSSFR